The following are encoded together in the Actinobacillus lignieresii genome:
- a CDS encoding AAA family ATPase, with amino-acid sequence MNLTPLAWQSLTIRHQFSEAFDAVRFFDFQPNAKQAIDLFKRGRFGSLLVLKTETFPEFINEIEQYLTQDVHTKVITKTEFNKNNLFGYSIYLEKENKVETIQGAIQDADQHILMLNINALLLDITQWDKLKQALLFGYYDQHSLNHIPYLLPKIQTKFKLVLIGSREDISMLAEYDDGLYQFGQYAEIESYLSLDEESIELWGDYVQSTAQSLIGRTFSDTALSQFLQAYVRESESQELVSISPTLLKKHLLGLANFYPNTTAFNQIQPYFNYLEQQSSVLNKYTTQDILTNQLYIETDDEEIGQINGLSVIEFEGVPHSFGEPLRISCNVQYGDGEITDIERKVELGGNIHSKGIIIAQSCLANLLEFPTQLPFSASLAFEQSYGEVDGDSSSLAIFCVLISALAKLPLPQSIAVTGSIDQFGNVLSVGGVNQKIEGFFNICEARELNGKQGVIIPATCLSHLSLKAEVIEAVKEKRFNIWAVNNVFEAIQILLKQHFYDEDKPENSDKQSIFSLIHQLIEQEQSREESGSFFSKIFQILRRH; translated from the coding sequence GTGAATTTAACCCCATTAGCGTGGCAATCTTTAACGATTCGGCATCAATTTTCCGAAGCGTTTGATGCGGTACGTTTCTTTGATTTTCAACCCAATGCAAAGCAAGCGATTGATCTGTTTAAACGAGGGCGGTTCGGTTCGCTACTTGTGTTAAAAACAGAAACATTCCCCGAATTTATTAATGAAATCGAGCAGTATTTAACCCAAGACGTTCACACTAAAGTGATTACCAAAACCGAATTTAATAAAAATAATTTATTCGGTTACAGTATTTATTTGGAAAAAGAAAATAAAGTCGAAACGATTCAAGGGGCGATTCAAGATGCCGATCAGCATATTTTAATGCTGAATATCAACGCATTATTATTGGATATTACCCAATGGGATAAATTAAAGCAGGCATTATTATTCGGTTATTATGATCAACATTCGCTGAATCACATTCCTTATTTACTACCGAAGATTCAAACGAAATTTAAATTAGTATTAATCGGTAGCCGAGAAGATATTTCTATGTTAGCGGAATATGACGACGGTTTATATCAATTCGGACAATATGCCGAAATTGAATCTTATTTAAGTTTAGACGAAGAAAGTATCGAACTGTGGGGCGATTATGTGCAAAGTACGGCGCAAAGTTTAATCGGCAGAACTTTTTCCGATACGGCGTTAAGTCAGTTTTTACAAGCCTATGTGCGTGAAAGCGAAAGTCAGGAATTGGTTTCCATTTCGCCGACCTTATTAAAAAAACATTTATTAGGGCTGGCAAATTTTTATCCGAATACGACCGCTTTTAATCAAATTCAGCCGTATTTCAATTATTTGGAACAGCAATCTTCCGTGTTAAATAAATATACTACGCAAGATATTTTGACCAATCAGTTATATATTGAAACCGATGATGAAGAAATCGGACAAATAAACGGTTTATCGGTGATTGAATTTGAAGGTGTGCCGCATTCTTTTGGCGAGCCGTTGCGGATTAGCTGCAATGTGCAATACGGTGACGGCGAAATTACCGATATTGAGCGTAAAGTGGAATTAGGCGGTAACATTCATTCCAAAGGAATTATTATTGCGCAATCTTGCTTGGCGAATTTATTGGAATTTCCGACCCAATTACCGTTTTCCGCCTCACTGGCGTTCGAGCAATCTTACGGCGAGGTGGACGGCGACAGCTCTTCGTTGGCGATTTTCTGTGTGTTAATCAGTGCGTTGGCAAAATTACCGCTGCCGCAGTCGATTGCCGTTACCGGTTCTATCGATCAATTCGGCAACGTGTTGAGTGTCGGCGGTGTGAATCAGAAAATTGAAGGCTTCTTCAATATTTGCGAGGCGAGAGAATTAAACGGTAAGCAAGGGGTAATTATTCCGGCGACTTGTCTTTCGCATTTAAGTTTAAAAGCGGAAGTAATCGAAGCGGTTAAAGAAAAACGGTTCAATATTTGGGCGGTTAATAATGTTTTTGAAGCGATTCAAATTTTATTAAAGCAACATTTTTATGATGAAGATAAGCCTGAAAATAGCGATAAGCAATCGATCTTTAGCCTTATTCATCAATTAATCGAACAAGAGCAAAGCCGTGAGGAAAGCGGTTCGTTTTTCAGTAAAATTTTCCAAATTTTGCGTCGTCACTGA
- the fabA gene encoding bifunctional 3-hydroxydecanoyl-ACP dehydratase/trans-2-decenoyl-ACP isomerase: MNTCTPNIKSSYTYEDLLASGRGELFGKEGPQLPAPTMLMMDRINLMTEKGGLFDKGYIEAELDIHPDLPFFGCHFIGDPVMPGCLGLDAMWQLVGFFLGWIGSKGKGRALGVGEVKFTGQILPNAKKVTYRIHMKRVINRKLVMGMADGEVEVDGRVIYTATDLKVGLFQDTSAF; this comes from the coding sequence ATGAACACGTGTACACCTAATATTAAATCCAGCTATACCTATGAAGATTTATTAGCTTCAGGTCGCGGCGAGCTTTTCGGTAAAGAAGGCCCTCAATTACCGGCACCGACCATGCTGATGATGGATCGTATCAACCTAATGACCGAAAAAGGCGGTTTGTTTGATAAAGGTTACATTGAGGCGGAATTGGATATTCATCCGGACTTACCGTTTTTCGGTTGCCACTTTATCGGTGACCCGGTAATGCCGGGTTGTTTAGGTTTGGATGCGATGTGGCAATTAGTCGGTTTCTTCCTCGGCTGGATCGGCAGTAAAGGTAAAGGACGTGCGTTAGGTGTTGGCGAAGTGAAATTTACCGGACAAATTTTGCCGAATGCGAAAAAAGTGACTTACCGTATTCATATGAAACGTGTGATTAATCGTAAATTGGTTATGGGTATGGCGGACGGCGAAGTGGAAGTGGACGGTCGAGTGATTTATACCGCAACGGATTTAAAAGTCGGCTTATTTCAAGACACTTCCGCATTCTAA
- a CDS encoding pilus assembly FimT family protein, giving the protein MFFKAFTLIESLITLSILIISFYLISPVIFQLQDSLALENEIENLQSFIYQIQAKARYQKQSYTLTASQNLQTNKWCLIAVRKQQDSTREIICDCLHIEQCRLNRHFFLYRNTYPNIILKNHSLYPKSLLNIDGTAGRLESKCLALSLNRASKILQFDQWGRVYVVQKDKRSHCKD; this is encoded by the coding sequence ATGTTTTTTAAAGCCTTTACGCTTATCGAAAGTCTAATCACTTTATCTATTCTCATCATTTCGTTTTATCTTATTTCGCCGGTTATTTTTCAATTGCAAGACAGTCTTGCATTAGAGAATGAAATTGAAAACCTCCAATCTTTTATTTATCAAATTCAGGCTAAAGCCCGTTATCAAAAACAAAGTTATACGCTGACCGCTTCTCAAAACTTACAAACAAATAAGTGGTGCTTGATTGCGGTACGGAAGCAGCAGGATTCAACTCGAGAAATCATTTGTGATTGTTTGCATATCGAACAATGCCGTTTAAATCGGCATTTCTTTCTTTATCGCAATACTTATCCGAATATCATCTTAAAAAATCACAGCTTATATCCGAAATCATTACTGAATATTGACGGAACGGCAGGGCGTTTGGAATCGAAATGTTTAGCGTTAAGCTTAAACCGAGCGAGCAAAATTCTACAATTTGATCAATGGGGGCGAGTGTATGTCGTACAAAAAGACAAGCGCAGTCATTGTAAAGATTAA
- a CDS encoding DUF2572 family protein, with protein sequence MRYRNFKATVLLVGLMSLSGVLTLIFLAREKFIGYERHSNHYYQQYLSDKMALFKRSAVYEDNECRQTKRNEINIELTYSVYQFHCEKSSFFIGNLPSKKTVVFEQISDYLRLNETIPITQINTLAELPPTSPTEPKIVVVTQDIDEKLTRDFYGILITQHHFNLKNGAKMYGVLYTTQESDKSNRYVTYSREVVKYFDEHYSIWHFLPYSRNLLHAK encoded by the coding sequence ATGCGCTACCGTAATTTTAAAGCAACCGTTTTATTGGTCGGTTTAATGTCTCTTTCCGGCGTTTTAACGCTTATCTTTTTGGCGAGAGAGAAGTTTATCGGCTACGAACGGCATTCCAATCATTATTATCAACAATATTTAAGCGACAAAATGGCATTATTCAAGCGTTCCGCAGTTTATGAAGATAATGAATGTCGGCAGACAAAGCGTAATGAAATTAATATCGAATTAACGTATTCCGTTTATCAATTTCATTGCGAGAAATCGTCATTTTTTATCGGCAATCTTCCGAGTAAAAAAACGGTGGTTTTCGAGCAAATTTCCGATTATTTAAGGCTGAATGAAACGATACCGATTACACAAATAAACACTTTAGCCGAGCTTCCCCCGACCAGTCCGACCGAACCGAAAATTGTGGTTGTAACACAAGATATTGATGAAAAATTAACTCGGGATTTTTACGGTATCTTGATTACGCAGCATCATTTTAATTTGAAAAACGGCGCGAAAATGTACGGTGTGCTTTATACCACGCAGGAGAGTGATAAAAGTAACCGATACGTTACTTATAGCCGTGAAGTGGTGAAGTATTTTGACGAACATTATTCAATTTGGCATTTTTTGCCGTATTCAAGGAATTTGTTACATGCAAAATAG
- a CDS encoding DUF5374 domain-containing protein, producing the protein MQNRLYTAETLLGVLIGITLFTLIWFTFSHWQQRQIARINANYQRQQALQIIENQIALQLAGKPCETQTRQNGITFRIECTKGKIQVNFPLGQAVIFE; encoded by the coding sequence ATGCAAAATAGGTTATATACGGCGGAAACCTTGCTCGGTGTATTAATCGGGATAACATTGTTTACACTCATTTGGTTTACTTTTTCTCATTGGCAACAACGACAGATCGCGCGCATTAACGCTAATTATCAGCGCCAGCAAGCTCTTCAAATTATCGAGAACCAGATCGCATTACAATTAGCCGGCAAACCTTGTGAAACGCAGACAAGACAAAATGGCATCACTTTTCGGATTGAATGCACAAAAGGTAAGATTCAAGTCAATTTCCCGCTTGGGCAAGCGGTTATTTTTGAGTGA
- the recC gene encoding exodeoxyribonuclease V subunit gamma, which translates to MFTVFFSQKLSSLAALLIRLQQNNPNPNPFEPETVLVQSVGMAQWLQMQIADQTGVAAHYQFPFPTSFLWQQYRVLFPELPKENIFERESVTWRLMRLIPKYLEKAEFESLNLYLNKDARQYPLKLYQLAGKIADLFDQYLVYRPHWLVHWESNRIEAVLNEILAAIAFREKNERDILANLRWQSMLWNALIEDIKADSDEEVFMTSHRAYLQQQYFEKLDNLTESEKLKLPKRIFVFGISSLPATQLAVLKKLSEHCEVYLFFLDPSQEYWAESVEDKTLEKLALKRQLSQQDLDALLAEQGNQLLTMWGKQGREFLVQLVEQEPDNTIEVFDEYEGDSNLIKLKNAILNFNNEQRFELAEQDRSIQIHACHSVMREVEVLHNQLLQMFERNPTLAPKDIIVMSADIDKYAPYINAVFARYEKGDKRYIPFTLSDQKVTAIDPIIAGFLTLLNLKESDFSAESLLDLLDVKALRERFNLQEQDLQTLRHWVNQVGIRFGLHIQQDDWQNHNTWENGLTRLLLGTSLKAESGIWQDSVAFNESYGLSATLVGFLAKFIENLTAWYEFIQQDHTLEEWKARIQKLIGEFYQESNESLDALLLLNSTLEEVANKAEQAEFSESIGIEIIRLLLEDKLNQQQSSLQFLAGKVNFCTLLPMRAIPFKVVCLLGMNEADFPRQHSVNSFDLMQYAPKRGDRARRDDDRYLFLEALLSAQEIFYLSYIGQSTTDNKQRLPSVLVSQLLDYLAEHLTEQARLQASEKDRFSEALFWQKMVVQQPLTVFSPKNFTPQYGSYDKEWLLEQQHEPLADFLNKSFDLKAEIPTEINLEDLIAFVSNPIKYFFNHQLGVYFRNDEESIAESEKFSLSDLDDYQLRDQLVTLEPAEREAFFKQEQLKGNLPISNFAKVSQQALEDSINELRELIKPYLGESEIVEIEQLFEVNQLKIHLFGNIQNKFANEIVFWKVGSLKDKDYIRLWIYYLLIQAQGLNLELKAIARSKEKAEIFRFNQVSAEQAFSQLQTYISAYVTSFRQLTWGIWTDLDNYFEKLSDEQNVAEYCQQQLSALMDKQYFEKSYLQRVLQQSSQLDYAQIHTVTLEWFELMQQSKPTKTKIKEKK; encoded by the coding sequence ATGTTCACGGTCTTTTTCTCGCAAAAACTTTCATCTTTAGCCGCATTACTTATCCGTTTACAACAAAACAACCCGAATCCCAATCCGTTCGAGCCGGAAACCGTCTTAGTACAAAGTGTCGGAATGGCGCAATGGCTGCAAATGCAAATTGCCGATCAAACCGGTGTCGCTGCTCATTATCAATTCCCGTTTCCGACCAGTTTTTTATGGCAACAATATCGTGTGCTGTTTCCGGAATTGCCGAAAGAGAATATTTTTGAAAGAGAAAGCGTAACTTGGCGCTTAATGCGTTTAATTCCGAAGTATTTAGAGAAAGCGGAATTTGAATCGCTTAATCTCTATTTAAATAAAGATGCTCGCCAGTACCCGTTAAAGCTATATCAATTAGCCGGCAAAATTGCCGATTTATTCGACCAATATTTAGTTTACCGTCCGCATTGGCTGGTCCATTGGGAAAGCAATCGGATTGAAGCGGTATTAAACGAGATTTTAGCCGCAATTGCGTTTAGAGAAAAAAATGAACGGGATATTTTAGCGAATTTACGCTGGCAATCGATGTTATGGAATGCATTAATTGAAGACATTAAAGCCGATAGCGACGAAGAAGTCTTTATGACCTCTCATCGTGCTTATTTACAACAACAATATTTTGAGAAATTGGATAATTTAACCGAGTCCGAGAAATTGAAATTACCTAAGCGTATCTTTGTCTTCGGTATTTCTTCACTGCCGGCGACACAGCTTGCGGTATTGAAAAAACTAAGTGAACATTGCGAAGTTTATCTGTTCTTTTTAGATCCGAGCCAAGAATATTGGGCGGAGAGTGTGGAAGATAAAACGTTAGAGAAACTGGCGTTAAAACGGCAACTTTCGCAACAGGATCTCGATGCGTTATTGGCGGAACAAGGCAATCAATTGCTGACGATGTGGGGTAAGCAAGGACGTGAATTTCTTGTGCAATTAGTCGAACAAGAACCGGATAACACGATAGAAGTGTTTGATGAATACGAAGGCGATTCCAATCTGATTAAACTAAAAAATGCCATTTTAAATTTTAATAACGAACAGCGATTCGAGCTTGCCGAACAGGATCGGTCGATACAAATTCACGCTTGCCATAGTGTGATGCGAGAGGTTGAGGTACTGCATAATCAATTATTACAAATGTTTGAGCGAAATCCGACGCTTGCGCCTAAAGATATTATTGTGATGTCGGCGGATATTGATAAATACGCGCCTTATATTAATGCGGTATTTGCTCGTTATGAAAAAGGCGATAAGCGTTATATTCCGTTTACCCTTTCCGACCAAAAAGTAACCGCTATCGATCCGATTATTGCCGGCTTTTTAACGCTTTTAAATCTGAAAGAAAGTGATTTTAGTGCGGAATCGTTGTTGGATTTATTAGATGTAAAGGCATTGCGAGAACGTTTTAATTTACAAGAGCAAGATCTGCAAACCTTGCGCCATTGGGTTAATCAAGTCGGGATTCGTTTCGGGCTGCATATTCAACAAGATGACTGGCAGAATCATAATACGTGGGAAAACGGTTTAACCCGTTTATTGCTTGGCACCAGCTTAAAAGCGGAATCCGGCATTTGGCAGGATAGTGTCGCATTTAACGAGAGTTACGGTTTATCGGCGACATTAGTTGGCTTTTTGGCAAAATTTATCGAAAATTTGACCGCTTGGTACGAGTTTATTCAACAAGATCATACGCTTGAGGAATGGAAGGCTCGTATTCAAAAATTAATCGGCGAATTTTACCAAGAATCGAACGAAAGTTTGGATGCGCTCCTGTTATTGAATAGCACGTTGGAGGAAGTGGCGAATAAGGCGGAACAGGCGGAGTTTAGCGAAAGTATCGGGATTGAAATAATACGCTTATTGCTGGAAGACAAACTGAATCAACAGCAAAGCAGCTTGCAGTTTTTAGCCGGTAAAGTGAATTTCTGTACCTTATTACCGATGCGTGCCATCCCGTTTAAAGTGGTTTGTTTACTGGGGATGAATGAGGCGGATTTTCCTCGCCAACATTCGGTCAATAGTTTTGACTTAATGCAATACGCCCCGAAACGAGGCGACCGAGCCAGACGAGATGACGACCGCTATTTATTTTTAGAAGCGTTACTTTCGGCGCAAGAGATTTTTTATCTAAGTTATATCGGACAATCGACCACCGATAATAAGCAGCGATTGCCGTCGGTACTGGTTTCGCAGTTATTGGATTATTTAGCGGAGCATTTAACCGAACAAGCCCGTTTACAAGCGAGTGAGAAAGATCGTTTTTCCGAAGCATTATTTTGGCAAAAAATGGTGGTACAACAACCGCTTACCGTATTTAGTCCGAAGAACTTTACGCCGCAATACGGTTCTTATGATAAAGAGTGGTTATTGGAACAGCAACACGAACCGTTAGCGGATTTTCTAAATAAGTCGTTCGATTTAAAAGCGGAGATACCGACCGAGATTAATCTTGAAGATTTAATTGCCTTTGTAAGTAATCCGATTAAGTACTTCTTTAATCACCAATTAGGTGTTTATTTCCGCAATGATGAAGAAAGTATCGCAGAGAGCGAAAAATTCTCGCTTAGTGATTTGGACGATTATCAATTACGTGATCAGCTGGTGACATTGGAACCGGCGGAACGAGAGGCATTTTTTAAGCAAGAGCAATTAAAAGGTAATTTGCCAATTTCTAATTTTGCTAAGGTTTCTCAACAAGCATTGGAAGATTCGATCAATGAATTACGAGAGCTTATTAAGCCTTATTTAGGTGAAAGCGAAATCGTAGAAATCGAACAATTATTCGAAGTAAATCAGTTGAAAATTCATTTATTCGGTAATATCCAAAATAAATTTGCCAATGAAATTGTGTTTTGGAAAGTCGGCTCGTTGAAAGATAAAGATTATATTCGTTTGTGGATTTATTACCTGTTAATTCAAGCTCAAGGTTTAAATCTCGAGTTGAAAGCAATTGCCCGTAGTAAAGAGAAGGCGGAGATATTCCGATTCAATCAAGTTAGTGCGGAACAAGCCTTTTCTCAATTACAAACTTATATTTCCGCTTATGTAACGTCTTTTAGACAATTAACGTGGGGGATTTGGACGGATTTAGACAACTATTTTGAGAAGCTGTCCGATGAACAAAATGTGGCGGAATATTGCCAGCAACAATTATCCGCATTAATGGATAAGCAGTATTTTGAGAAAAGTTACTTACAACGAGTGTTACAACAAAGTTCACAATTGGATTACGCCCAAATTCATACCGTGACCTTGGAATGGTTCGAATTAATGCAACAAAGTAAACCGACAAAAACCAAAATTAAGGAGAAGAAATGA
- the ptrA gene encoding pitrilysin — protein MISRAISYALSATFALGIALPTFANNPQNQTASGEQKMLPIKAAGFEVLAQTINKSPNDKAIYQAIRLQNGMTVLLISDEKANKSLMSLAIPIGSMEDPQQQQGLAHYLEHMILMGSKQFPETNSLDQFLTKNGGYNNASTTSDRTAYYLEVNNNAFDEAVARLADAFAQPLLSESNAKKEVNAVNAEMVRAKSSDGHLLHSVNLATANPAHPITKFAVGNNQTLSDKENSKLQAELEQFYQRYYSANLVKAVLYSNQSVEQLAALAERTLGKMQNKNLNVPMVDMPFFRAEDKGVLIEYKPVQPTKLLSVSFDMPNDEDKFAHKTGEYLAYVFSNNTEGTLSDYLIKQGLSDSGIAAVPSANVSRNRGDFTFYVALTDKGLSEQDKVISLIFQQIEQVKKDGIQESYFNEVRESLKQDFQHLQVEKNGNYIEALAEQMLHYPVEHILDSAYVVGAMDSEAIKAKLAAMTLDNARILVVSEQAKTDKKTPYFEAGYSVRKFSDAEKTQWLDFSHNPSLKLPELNPYFATDFSLIKPSDERKVPKALVSNEGKAIYAMPSQYFAQDPKVIVSVSLSIMPKSDDLTEAVSATLLGYMNNLAQTKLAFQTAVAGMQAGVSPYPNGISIEAAGYTQHLAKLIGDTLTQFKTFELSEAVLTQAKQRAFEALDGLSKASSLTQANAAISNFAAYPYFEEDKQRKALNEMTLSDVKSIRDKLLEKSTGVSILSVGNLTDKQVENLASEINAIVKNSETERGRGRYLDLNDSTRKLNYIKNVPHEDNALSITYLAKGYDELAGSARANLLRDIIGRWYFDDLRTEKQLGYVVSATNTKLGKTAGMRFMVQSPNKTPAGIMQHNQRFFAESLTKLTALSEQEFVKYRDSLIEKLQRKPESLNQEFSQFTFDFNRRNDLFNQRAKMIEAVRQLTRQDIVDFYKHTVIEQQGFAFISQALGTKTKAEDAVKPAGYEKVESIEQIQKQFPVKYY, from the coding sequence ATGATTTCTCGTGCCATCAGCTACGCATTATCCGCCACTTTTGCGTTGGGGATAGCGTTGCCGACCTTTGCAAATAATCCGCAAAATCAGACCGCTTCCGGTGAACAAAAAATGCTGCCGATAAAAGCAGCCGGTTTTGAAGTTTTAGCGCAAACTATTAATAAAAGTCCTAACGATAAGGCGATTTATCAAGCGATTCGTTTGCAAAACGGTATGACGGTGTTACTGATTTCCGATGAAAAAGCGAATAAATCGTTGATGTCGTTAGCTATACCTATCGGCTCGATGGAAGATCCGCAACAGCAACAGGGTTTAGCACACTATTTGGAACATATGATCTTAATGGGATCAAAACAGTTCCCTGAAACCAACAGTTTAGATCAGTTCTTGACGAAAAACGGCGGCTACAATAATGCTTCGACCACTTCGGATCGAACCGCTTATTATTTGGAGGTAAATAATAATGCGTTTGACGAAGCGGTCGCTCGTTTGGCGGATGCGTTTGCTCAACCGTTGTTATCGGAAAGCAATGCGAAGAAAGAAGTGAATGCAGTAAATGCCGAAATGGTACGAGCTAAATCGAGTGACGGGCATCTATTGCATAGCGTGAATTTAGCTACCGCTAATCCGGCTCACCCGATTACCAAGTTTGCGGTCGGCAATAATCAAACTTTATCGGATAAAGAGAACAGTAAATTACAAGCGGAATTGGAACAATTTTATCAGCGTTATTATTCCGCCAACCTAGTTAAAGCGGTGTTGTATTCCAATCAATCCGTCGAGCAATTAGCCGCTTTAGCCGAACGTACTTTAGGTAAAATGCAGAATAAAAATCTGAACGTACCGATGGTGGATATGCCGTTCTTCCGTGCGGAAGATAAAGGCGTGTTGATCGAGTATAAACCGGTTCAACCGACTAAATTACTGTCCGTTTCATTTGATATGCCGAATGACGAGGACAAATTCGCCCATAAAACCGGCGAATATTTAGCTTATGTCTTTAGCAATAATACCGAAGGAACGCTTTCCGATTATTTGATAAAACAAGGCTTATCCGATAGCGGTATTGCAGCCGTGCCGAGTGCGAACGTCAGTCGAAATCGAGGCGATTTTACCTTTTATGTCGCATTAACCGATAAAGGGCTGTCGGAACAAGATAAAGTGATTTCGTTGATTTTTCAGCAAATCGAACAAGTGAAAAAAGACGGCATCCAAGAAAGCTATTTCAATGAAGTGCGTGAGAGCTTAAAGCAGGATTTCCAACATCTGCAAGTAGAGAAAAACGGCAATTATATTGAAGCGTTGGCAGAGCAAATGTTGCACTATCCGGTCGAGCATATTTTAGACTCGGCTTATGTGGTCGGTGCGATGGACAGTGAGGCAATTAAAGCCAAATTGGCGGCAATGACATTAGATAACGCACGCATTTTAGTTGTGTCCGAGCAAGCGAAAACCGATAAAAAAACACCGTATTTTGAAGCCGGTTATAGCGTTAGAAAATTTAGCGATGCCGAGAAAACACAATGGTTGGATTTTAGTCACAATCCGTCGCTTAAATTACCGGAGTTGAATCCTTACTTTGCGACCGATTTTTCACTGATTAAACCGAGTGACGAACGTAAAGTGCCGAAAGCCTTGGTAAGTAATGAGGGCAAAGCGATTTATGCGATGCCGAGCCAGTATTTTGCTCAAGATCCGAAAGTTATCGTTTCCGTCAGCTTATCCATTATGCCGAAAAGTGACGATTTAACAGAGGCGGTCAGTGCGACTTTGTTAGGTTATATGAATAATCTGGCGCAAACGAAATTAGCTTTCCAAACGGCGGTAGCAGGGATGCAAGCGGGGGTAAGTCCTTATCCGAACGGGATTTCGATTGAAGCGGCGGGTTATACCCAACATTTAGCGAAATTAATCGGCGATACGCTAACACAATTTAAAACCTTTGAATTAAGTGAAGCGGTTTTAACTCAAGCAAAACAGAGAGCATTTGAAGCGTTAGACGGTTTAAGTAAAGCAAGCAGTCTTACTCAAGCAAATGCGGCGATTAGCAATTTTGCCGCTTATCCGTATTTTGAAGAAGACAAACAGCGTAAAGCGTTAAACGAGATGACGCTGAGCGATGTAAAATCGATTCGAGATAAACTTTTAGAAAAATCGACCGGAGTGAGTATTTTATCGGTCGGTAATCTTACGGATAAACAAGTGGAAAACTTGGCAAGCGAGATTAACGCTATTGTTAAAAACAGCGAAACGGAACGGGGCAGAGGGCGTTATTTAGATTTAAATGACAGCACCCGCAAATTAAATTACATCAAAAACGTGCCGCATGAAGATAATGCGTTAAGTATTACTTACCTTGCTAAAGGTTATGATGAATTAGCCGGTTCTGCTAGAGCGAATTTATTACGAGATATTATCGGGCGTTGGTATTTTGACGATTTACGTACTGAGAAACAGCTCGGTTATGTGGTGTCGGCAACTAATACCAAATTGGGTAAAACCGCCGGTATGCGCTTTATGGTGCAAAGCCCGAATAAGACACCTGCGGGCATTATGCAGCATAACCAACGCTTTTTTGCAGAAAGTTTAACAAAATTGACCGCTTTATCGGAGCAGGAATTTGTGAAATATAGAGACAGTTTAATCGAGAAATTACAGCGTAAGCCGGAATCGTTAAACCAAGAGTTTTCACAGTTCACGTTTGACTTTAATCGCCGCAATGACCTGTTCAACCAACGTGCGAAAATGATCGAAGCGGTAAGACAGCTCACTCGACAAGATATTGTGGATTTTTATAAACACACCGTGATTGAGCAGCAAGGCTTTGCATTTATAAGCCAAGCGTTAGGTACGAAAACGAAAGCTGAAGATGCAGTTAAACCGGCGGGCTATGAAAAAGTGGAAAGTATCGAACAAATACAAAAACAATTCCCGGTTAAATACTATTAA